The Desulfuromonadales bacterium genomic sequence TCGGCGGTGCCCAGGTCTCCCGTACCTTCTACGCCCGCGGCCAGACCGGCCAGCAGTTGCTGATCGGCGCTTACCAGGCCCTGTCGCGCCAGGTGCAGGCCGGTACCGTCAAGCTCTTCGTGCGTCGTGAGATGCTCGACCTCGTGGTCGTCGACGGCGAGGCCAAGGGGATTACCTGCCGCAATCTGGTGAACGGCGAAATAGAATCCTACTGGGGCGATGCCGTGGTCCTGGCGACCGGCGGCTATGTCAATGTCTTCTACCTCTCGACCAACGCCATGGGCTGCAGCGTCACCGCCAACTGGCGGGCCGCCAGGAAGGGCGCTTTCTTCGCGAACCCCTGTTACACCCAGATCCATCCGACGTGCATTCCGCAGACCGGCGAGCACCAGTCGAAGCTGACTCTGATGTCCGAATCGCTCCGCAACGACGGCCGCTGCTGGGTGCCGAAGCGCAAGGAAGACTGCGACAAGAAGCCCCATGAGGTCGCCGAAGACGACCGTGACTACTACCTGGAGCGCAAGTACCCCTCCTTCGGCAATCTGGCGCCCCGTGACATCGCCTCCCGCGCTGCCAAGGAGCAGTGCGACGACGGCCGCGGCGTCGGCCCCGGCAAGCGCGGCGTCTACCTCGACTTCGCTGCTGCCATCAAGCGCGTCGGCGAGGACAAGATCCGCGAGCGCTACGGCAACCTCTTCGACATGTACGAGAAGATCACCGACGAGAACGGCTACAAGCAGCCGATGCGCATCTACCCCGCTCCTCACTATTCGATGGGCGGCCTGTGGGTCGATTACAACTGCATGAGCAATCTCCCCGGGCTCTTCGTCCTTGGCGAGGCCAACTTCTCCGTTCATGGCGCCAACCGTCTCGGCGCCAGTGCCCTGATGCAGGGGCTGGCCGACGGCTACTTTGTCATCCCCTATACCATCGCCAACTACCTGGCCAAGGTGACGCCGGCCAAGGTCAAGGCCGACCACCCCGAGTTCAAAAAGTCGGTCGAAGACGTCAAGAGCCAGACCAGCAAGCTCCTCTCCATCAAGGGGAAGAAGACCGTCACCGAATTCCACCGCGAACTCGGCAAGATCATGTGGGAGAACGTCGGCATGGCCCGCAGCGAGCAGAGCCTGAAGAAGGCCCTGACCGAAATTCCCAAGCTGCGTGAAGAATTCTGGAAAAACGTCAACGTCACCGGCGGCCCCGGTGAGACCAATCAGCAAATCGAGAACGCCGGCCGCGTTGCCGACTTCCTCGAATTCGGCGAGCTCCTGGCCAAGGATGCCCTGCACCGCAACGAGTCGTGCGGAGGTCACTTCCGCACCGAGTACCAGACTGCGGACGGCGAAGCGATGCGCGACGACGAAAACTTCTGCTACGCCGCCGCCTGGGAGTTCAAGGGGCTCGACAAGGAGCCTGAGCTGCACAAGGAGCCCCTTAAATTCGAAAACGTTGAACTGGCCGTGAGGAGCTACAAATAATGAACCTGACACTGCAAGTATGGCGTCAGAAAGACGCCCAGGATAAGGGGAAATTCGAGCAGTACGAAGCGAAGAATGTCAGTCCCGACATGTCCTTCCTTGAAATGCTCGATGAGGTTAACGAGGACCTGATCAAGCATGGCAAAGAGCCCATCGTCTTTGACCATGACTGCCGTGAAGGGATCTGCGGCATGTGTTCACAGATGATCAACGGCATCGCGCATGGTCCCGACACCATGATCACGGCCTGCCAGTTGCACATGCGCAAATTCAAGGACGGTGACAGTATCTTCATCGAACCGTGGCGAGCCAAGGCATTCCCGGTCATCCGCGACCTGATGGTCGATCGCACGGCCTTCGACCGGATCATCGAGGCCTACGGCTACACTTCGGCCCACACTGGTGGGGTACCGGACGGCAACGCCATCCCGGTGCCGAAGGACAACGCCGACGCCTCCATGGATGCGGCAGCCTGCATCGGTTGCGGTGCCTGTGTAGCCTCCTGCCCCAATGCTTCAGCGATGCTTTTCGTTTCAGCGAAGGTCTCGCACCTTGGCCTGCTTCCTCAGGGCGAGGTGGAGGCTGCCCGGCGCGTTCGTGCCATGGTCGAAGCCATGGACCAGGCTGGCTTCGGCAACTGTACCAATCACTATGAGTGCGAAGCCACCTGCCCGAAGGGGATCAAGACCACCTTCATTGCCCGGATGAACCGGGAACTGCTCAAGACTCTGCCCAAGCCTGTGCGGGCGGAGACGGCTGGCGGCGGCGCCTGATCCTGATTGTACCTAGAGAAAGGGGCGGGTAATTCCCGCCCCTTTTTTTTGTTAGTCGGCTATCGCTTTATTTCTTCTCTGGTCATGAGCGACGATCTCTTCTCCCTGCCTTCCGATATTGAATTTTCCCTGCTTCATTTTCACCTGGAGTTTCAGGAGCGGTTTCGCTTGAGTTTGGTCGAACAATTGCGCCTGCGGCGCGAACTTCTGATGGCTGCCGGCCCAACCCTCGGTGCCCGGACCAGTGAGCGTTTCCAGGCTCTGTTCGATCCACCGCTTCCGGATGACCCGGTTGCCCTTCGCCGTTTTCAGCGTCCGAGCCCGCCGTTTGCCCTTTTGCCTCATCCGGAACCCGAAACGGATTTCGAGGTAGGCGACCAGTTTGAACTCACGGTTTCTTTCTGGGGGCGGGGGGTTCAATTGGTCGGTGATTTCGCCCGTGTTCTTCAGACGCTCGGAAAAATTGGTTTACTTTGTGGTCAGGGTACCTTCGCACTGGCGACGATCGAGGCAGAGGATGCTTCCGGGAACCGGTTAACCATCTGGCAGGAAGGGGAGAGGCTACAGGTCCTCACCCCGCCGATCAACGAAGTCGGGTGGTGGCTGGATCGTGTTGGCGAACCGACCTCCATGATGCTTGAATTTCTGACGCCGGCACGGCTACTGTCGCAGGGGCGACCTTTGTTCAAGCTCGATTTTCGCCGTTTCTTCCCCTTCATCCTCCGCCGTGTAACATCGATGCTCTATGCTCACTGTGGACACGAGGTGGTCGATGACCCAGCGCGCCTTCTGGCAGCGGCAGATGGGGTGCACGAAGTGCAGAACGCTCTCTTTTGGCAGGATTGGCGTACGCTCGAAGGGGGCGGAGCGGCGCAGGACCTCGGCGGTATCATCGGTTCAGTCCGTCTTGAAGGGGAAGCCCTGCAGGGCGTGGTCGGGATTCTGCGCTTAGGAAGTTTGATGAATGTGGGAAAAGGGGCTGCTTTTGGTGCCGGATGCTTTCGCGTGGGCGAAGTGTAGTCCCGCCTTGAATGCCGGCAGTCTCAGCAGGACTTCGCTTTGCTTGGCCTTGCTGAAACTTTTATCACCGTTATAATTTGAGAAAGGCTGTGATTCCAAGGGGGTGGATTATGACAGATATCTGGGAAGAACGAAAAAAAGCTCTGGAAAACGAATATTTCTATAAACTCGAAAAGGAAAAAATCGAGAAGATGAAGGCGTCAGCCCGAGAACAATTGATTCGCGAGAGCTGTCGGAACCGCTGCCCGAAGTGCGGAGAACCCCTCGAAGCGATGACGTTCCGCGGTGTTCCGCTTGACCATTGTCCAGGATGTGGCGGTGTCTGGCTTGGGCCCCGTGATTTGCAGATACTGGCGGAAAAGGACCACCGGACATGGTTTGAGAAATGGTTCAAGGGAGAGGAGGAGTGATCCTTTGTGACACTTCTGTCGGAGGTGGCGTGCAGCACGACGATGGAGTCGATAGCGCCTTTTGTTGAGCTGAAAACCGGGTGATTTGCGCGTTCGGAGATAATCCACCTGCCCAGCTTAGGAGTGCCGATGCCCTCGAATACCTGGAAGCAGATTCTCACCCTCATTTTTCTGATACTGGCATTCAACTACCTTTACATTGCCCTGGCCCCCCGCAAACCTGAAAGTTCCACCCCTCTAAGTTATAGTCGATTCAAGCTGGAACTGCAGAAGGACAACCTCCGGGAGATTACCATCCAGGGTAATGACGTCTCCGGCAAATTCAAGGAGCCTGTCGAGGTTGCTCCTCTGGACTCAACGACACCAGGGCGCCAATTCGAGCAGTTCACTACGACGCTTCCACCCTTTCCGGACCCGCAACTCATGGAGGAACTTGAGGCCCGCGGCACGGAGGTCAACATCAAGCCGCCGGAGGAGCCCTCACCCTGGGCTACAGCCCTGATCTACCTGCTTCCCTGGGTTCTTATCCTGGGCGTCTGGTGGTTCATCCTGCGCGGCATGCGCGGGCGAGGCGGTCCCGGCGGCGGCATCATGGGTGGCTTCGCCAAGTCCGGTGCCCGTCTCTATTCGAAGGAGAACTCCCAGATCACTTTTGACGACGTAGCCGGTCTGGAGGAAGCCAAACAGGAACTGATGGAAATCGTAGAGTTCCTGCGCAATCCGAAGAAATTCGCCCGGATTGGCGGCAAGGTACCGCGTGGAGTCCTGCTGGTCGGACCTCCCGGAACAGGCAAGACCCTGATGGCCCGGGCCGTCGCCGGTGAGGCGGGAGTTCCCTTCTTCTCCATCGCCGCCTCGCAGTTCATCGAGATGTTTGTCGGGGTTGGGGCGAGCCGGGTGCGGGATCTCTTCGAGAGTGCAAAGAAGAACGCGCCGAGCATCATCTTCATCGACGAACTGGATGCCGTCGGCCGCTCCCGCGGCACCGGTCTCGGCGGCGGCAATGATGAGCGCGAGCAAACCCTTAACCAACTCCTGGCCGAACTTGATGGTTTCGACCCCCACACGGAGGTCATCGTCATGTCGGCCACCAACCGTCCCGACGTCCTCGATACGGCTTTGCTGCGCCCGGGACGCTTCGACCGGCAGGTCGTCCTCGATCGCCCCGACTGGCGGGCCCGGGAAGAGATCCTCAAGGTACACACACGCAGGATCCCGCTGGCCAAGGACGTTGATTTGCGGGTCATCGCCAGGGGGACCCCCGGGATGTGCGGCGCCGACCTGGAGAGCCTGGTCAACGAGGCGGCCCTGATCGCGGCCCGCGAAGACCGCGACGAAGTCAACATGGATCACCTGGAGCGTGCGAAGGACAAGGTCCTGATGGGAGCCGAGCGCAAGCTGATACTGACCGAAGAAGAGAAGCGAATTACCGCCTTCCACGAGGCCGGTCATGCCTTGGTGGCGTGGGTTATGCCGGGAGCCGATCCGATCCACAAGGTGACCATCATCCCCCGCGGCCAAGCCCTCGGGATGACTCAGCAGTTGCCGGAGGATGACCGCTATCACTACAGCCGAGGTTATCTCATGACACGGATAGCCGTCAGTCTTGGTGGGCGAGCGGCAGAAAAAGAAGTGTTCGGCGAGGTTTCCACCGGCGCCCAGAACGATCTGAAGCAGGTGACCGATCTGGCCGAGAAGATGGTCTGCCAATGGGGGATGAGCGACAAAATCGGACCCGTAACCTTCAACCGGGGCGAGGAACATCCGTTTCTCGGACGCAAGTTGGCAACCGAAAAAACCTTCAGTGAGCAGATGGCGTGGCTGATCGATCAGGAAATCGAGAAGATCGTCAAGAATGGAGAGGAGATGGCCGACCAACTCGTCACCGAGAATCGACAGGGCCTGCAGGATCTGGCGGCGGCGCTGCTGGAGGAAGAAGTTATCGAGCGCACCAGGATCGATGAAATTCTGACAAAATCGGGTGTCGTCAAGGGTGCCAGGGCAGAAGTTGCAGAAGAGGGAAACCGAGTGGCTGATGCCGAGAAGGAGGCGTAAATGTGGTTGATCTCCTGGCTGGGGTGACAGACATCTGAAAGCGGTCGCACAACCACCGACCGAGAAAGGCCCGCGGAATCCGGCAGGCCTTTCTCGGTCGGCTGGAACGTGAACAGTTTATTTGCGCCGCAGGTTGTAGAAGACTTCGCGGCCGTTGAATACAGCGACGTTGTCCAGTTCATCCTCGATGCGCAGCAACTGGTTGTATTTGCAGATCCGGTCGGTTCGGCACAACGATCCGGTCTTGATCTGGCCGGCATTGGTGGCAACGGCCAGGTCGGCGATGGTTGTGTCCTCGGTTTCGCCGCTGCGATGGGAGACCACGGCGGTGTAGCCGGCGCGCTTGGCCATTTCGATCGCCTCGAGGGTTTCGGTCAGGGTGCCGATCTGGTTGACCTTGATCAGGATGGAGTTGGCGATCCCCTTCTCGATCCCTTCCTTCAGGATTCTGGTGTTGGTGACGAAAAGGTCGTCGCCGACAATCTGGATCCGCTTGCCAAGACGGTCGGTGAGAAGCTTCCAGCCCTCCCAGTCATTCTCCGCCATGCCGTCTTCGATCGAGATGATCGGGTAACGGTTAACCAGATCTTCGTAAAAATCGACCAGTTCAGCCGCGGTCTTCTCCGGCTTGGCCTCATTTTCGAGGAAGTATTTGCCGTTCTTGAACAGTTCTGAAGAGGCGACGTCCAGGGCGAGCAGGACATCTTCGCCCGGGGTGAAGCCGGCGGCTTTGATTGCCTCCATGATCACTTGAAGTGCCTCCTCGTTGCTCTTCAGGTCGGGAGCGAAGCCACCCTCGTC encodes the following:
- a CDS encoding fumarate reductase/succinate dehydrogenase flavoprotein subunit, which encodes DTIKGGDFRAREADVWRLAQVSNNIIDQCVAQGVPFARDYAGYLDNRSFGGAQVSRTFYARGQTGQQLLIGAYQALSRQVQAGTVKLFVRREMLDLVVVDGEAKGITCRNLVNGEIESYWGDAVVLATGGYVNVFYLSTNAMGCSVTANWRAARKGAFFANPCYTQIHPTCIPQTGEHQSKLTLMSESLRNDGRCWVPKRKEDCDKKPHEVAEDDRDYYLERKYPSFGNLAPRDIASRAAKEQCDDGRGVGPGKRGVYLDFAAAIKRVGEDKIRERYGNLFDMYEKITDENGYKQPMRIYPAPHYSMGGLWVDYNCMSNLPGLFVLGEANFSVHGANRLGASALMQGLADGYFVIPYTIANYLAKVTPAKVKADHPEFKKSVEDVKSQTSKLLSIKGKKTVTEFHRELGKIMWENVGMARSEQSLKKALTEIPKLREEFWKNVNVTGGPGETNQQIENAGRVADFLEFGELLAKDALHRNESCGGHFRTEYQTADGEAMRDDENFCYAAAWEFKGLDKEPELHKEPLKFENVELAVRSYK
- the cas6 gene encoding CRISPR system precrRNA processing endoribonuclease RAMP protein Cas6 translates to MYLEKGAGNSRPFFLLVGYRFISSLVMSDDLFSLPSDIEFSLLHFHLEFQERFRLSLVEQLRLRRELLMAAGPTLGARTSERFQALFDPPLPDDPVALRRFQRPSPPFALLPHPEPETDFEVGDQFELTVSFWGRGVQLVGDFARVLQTLGKIGLLCGQGTFALATIEAEDASGNRLTIWQEGERLQVLTPPINEVGWWLDRVGEPTSMMLEFLTPARLLSQGRPLFKLDFRRFFPFILRRVTSMLYAHCGHEVVDDPARLLAAADGVHEVQNALFWQDWRTLEGGGAAQDLGGIIGSVRLEGEALQGVVGILRLGSLMNVGKGAAFGAGCFRVGEV
- the ftsH gene encoding ATP-dependent zinc metalloprotease FtsH, which codes for MPSNTWKQILTLIFLILAFNYLYIALAPRKPESSTPLSYSRFKLELQKDNLREITIQGNDVSGKFKEPVEVAPLDSTTPGRQFEQFTTTLPPFPDPQLMEELEARGTEVNIKPPEEPSPWATALIYLLPWVLILGVWWFILRGMRGRGGPGGGIMGGFAKSGARLYSKENSQITFDDVAGLEEAKQELMEIVEFLRNPKKFARIGGKVPRGVLLVGPPGTGKTLMARAVAGEAGVPFFSIAASQFIEMFVGVGASRVRDLFESAKKNAPSIIFIDELDAVGRSRGTGLGGGNDEREQTLNQLLAELDGFDPHTEVIVMSATNRPDVLDTALLRPGRFDRQVVLDRPDWRAREEILKVHTRRIPLAKDVDLRVIARGTPGMCGADLESLVNEAALIAAREDRDEVNMDHLERAKDKVLMGAERKLILTEEEKRITAFHEAGHALVAWVMPGADPIHKVTIIPRGQALGMTQQLPEDDRYHYSRGYLMTRIAVSLGGRAAEKEVFGEVSTGAQNDLKQVTDLAEKMVCQWGMSDKIGPVTFNRGEEHPFLGRKLATEKTFSEQMAWLIDQEIEKIVKNGEEMADQLVTENRQGLQDLAAALLEEEVIERTRIDEILTKSGVVKGARAEVAEEGNRVADAEKEA
- the eno gene encoding phosphopyruvate hydratase yields the protein MSEIVDIYAREILDSRGNPTVEVEVYLESGAMGRAAVPSGASTGEREALELRDGDKSRYLGKGVQKAVDNVNEVVTEALIGWEASDQAGIDRKLLELDGTDFKSNLGANALLGVSMACAKAAAEDAGLPLYQYLGGANAKELPLPMMNIINGGAHADNNVDIQEFMIMPAGAPSFREALRMGAEIFHALKKVLKSKGYNTAVGDEGGFAPDLKSNEEALQVIMEAIKAAGFTPGEDVLLALDVASSELFKNGKYFLENEAKPEKTAAELVDFYEDLVNRYPIISIEDGMAENDWEGWKLLTDRLGKRIQIVGDDLFVTNTRILKEGIEKGIANSILIKVNQIGTLTETLEAIEMAKRAGYTAVVSHRSGETEDTTIADLAVATNAGQIKTGSLCRTDRICKYNQLLRIEDELDNVAVFNGREVFYNLRRK
- a CDS encoding zf-TFIIB domain-containing protein; translated protein: MTDIWEERKKALENEYFYKLEKEKIEKMKASAREQLIRESCRNRCPKCGEPLEAMTFRGVPLDHCPGCGGVWLGPRDLQILAEKDHRTWFEKWFKGEEE
- a CDS encoding succinate dehydrogenase/fumarate reductase iron-sulfur subunit, which produces MNLTLQVWRQKDAQDKGKFEQYEAKNVSPDMSFLEMLDEVNEDLIKHGKEPIVFDHDCREGICGMCSQMINGIAHGPDTMITACQLHMRKFKDGDSIFIEPWRAKAFPVIRDLMVDRTAFDRIIEAYGYTSAHTGGVPDGNAIPVPKDNADASMDAAACIGCGACVASCPNASAMLFVSAKVSHLGLLPQGEVEAARRVRAMVEAMDQAGFGNCTNHYECEATCPKGIKTTFIARMNRELLKTLPKPVRAETAGGGA